A segment of the Dermacentor andersoni chromosome 5, qqDerAnde1_hic_scaffold, whole genome shotgun sequence genome:
taaagggagtgcccttaataacagaacctttcagacgacttgtgatagacacggtagggcccctaccaaagacaaagtcggattacaggtacttgtttaccatgctgtgtccgcctacaaagtttccagaagcaatccctctgaaagagctcagctccaccgaagtagtacacgcgcttttgacagtattcgcacgagttgggtttccagccgaaattcaggcggatcaagggtcagtattcaccagcgcactgacttccacattcttgaaaAAGttcggggtaaagttgatacacagttccgtctatcaccctcagtcaaatagtgtatTTTAGAATTCTTATGTTTTTCGCCCAAGTTTGTTTCCTGTATAAGCACAATGCCACAGGAGAGAAATTACTTaacatgtctttgatgtcacctaagttgcgcaagagccctctacaattccagtggataataaaagccTTTTGAAACTGAAAGGTAAAAAAAGCATTAAGAGTGAATGAGAATAagaaagatgttaggtgacataTATAAAGAAGGCAAATACAGTTAAATAGGTTATCGTGTTCTCATTTAATGTGGTTATTCGGACTGTGTCCCTCTTttcgcgctcgagagagcgcttgtccttcggcgtcGAGGACACCGGAGTTCttgcgtcgacctccatcgctatCTCTGGGGCGCTGGAGAACCGAGAATCGGGCGCCGAAGCACGTGTCTTGGGCCTTGGGGTTCGGatgattttagggccctgcgggacgtGTGTCTGCAGGCCCTTcgaagaggatggagcagcaTGGGccgcttccaccacgggggcgggaggggtcactgcggGACCACTGTGCGTGGACCCGGAGGACTCTGTGACGCTGCCACCACCTACATCACATCGCCATAACTTCTTTCGAAAGGTATTATAGTCGCTAGTTAGTTAAAGTTAGTGCaatcacttccttttttttccagcaagggcaagaccgcgagtaagtTGGATGGTCTTCTTTGCAGTTAGCGCAATGTGTAGAAGAAGTGCAATTGTCGGATTCGTGatcattggagctgcatttaACATGGGTCGCTTCTCCTCGGCATGCATGcgaagcatgtccaaacctttggcatttgaaacatcgtctggggttcaGCATATATGGTCTGACATTTACTTTTACGTACCCTGAATCTAGCGAGGTATAGGCATTACGCTCGCTCCAAAGGTGAGTATATTGCGTTTTATGAGGATTTCTTGGTCATTTCTTAGGATggctattctttgtacttttgtcACGAATGCCCACACTGCGGCGACGAATACAACTTCGAatacatgctctggctgtgccctgcaACGCGGACACGGACTTTCCTGACCAGACCtcctgggactcagcgctcagaagcacagagctcatcgctcagctcaaggctgtacagagggcccgggccgtcgccgaaggactTAGTCTACCGGCCTCGATctgggtggagccgccggattTATTTAGTTCTTTCTCCTCGGCACCTAAATAGAGTTCGCACTCACTCACTTGGTCACACTTTGTTCCTGGAAACCCTCAAGCAGTTCCTCATTGCTCAGGCCGAGAAAATTCTCCTCAGATATCACGCCCCTGCTTGTGTTTAGAGTTCTGTGAGCTGAAATTTTTactgtcgcgtcgccaatactggtaagttccgaGAGTTTTTGGGCTTGATCTTTGTCATgtagttcaaggaggaggtcctcACTAAAAatttttgaggctttgtatgtcAGGGTAGTGCTTGCCTGAGCTCGGTGGCTGTACATCGCAgaattggtttccagcagaacgttctGACAAAACATTCTTGTCCGTGTCagaacgttctgctggaaaccaacTCTGCTTTGTATGTAAGTCCGATTTTGTCATTCAGGCACTTGGCCACCAGGAACGGTGAGAACTTTCTTACTGGTATGACGTTTTCACTGTGGATTacatcatcgtcattatcatcatcatcagcagcctggctgcgcccactgcagggcaaaggcctctcccatacttctgcaactaccccggtcatgtgctaattgtggccatgttgtccctgcaaacttcttaatctcatccgcccacttaactttctgctgccccctgctatgcttccattgtcttgtaatccagtccgtaacccttaatgaccaccggttatcttccctcctcattacatgccctgcccatgccgtttctttttcttgatttcaactaagatgtcattaactcgcgcttgttctctcacccaatctgctctattcttatcccttaacgttacacccatcattcttctctccatagctcgttgcgtcgtcctcaatgtaagtagaacccttttcgtaagcctcctggtttctgccccgtaggtgagtactggtaagacagctgttatactttctcttgagggataatggcaacctgctgctcatgatctgagactgcctgccaaacgcaccccagcccattcttattcttctgattatttcagtgtcatgatccggatccgcggtcattacctgccctaagtacatgtattcccttactatttccagtgcctcgatacctatcgtaaactgctgtactcttccgagactgttaaacattactttagttttctgcagattatttttaaactcacccttctgctttgcgtgTCCATGacagtgagaatgcattgcaattggtctcctgagttaataagcaaggcaatatcatcatcaAATCGCAAGCTACtgaggtattctctattaactcttatccccaattcttccgaatccaggtctctgaatacctcctgtaaatacgctgtgaatagcattggagagagcgTATCTgcatgcctgacgcctttctttattgggattttgttgctttctttatggagcactacggtggcggtggagccgctatagatatctttcagtacttttacatatggctcgtctaccccctgatcccgtaatgcctccatgactgctgaggtttcaactgaatcaaacgctttctcgtaaacaatgaaagctatatataagggttggttatattccgcacatttctctatcacctgattgatagtgcgaatatggtctattgttgagtagcctttacgaaatcctgcctggtccttcctGATTCTATGcatgattaccttagtaaatactttgtaggcaacggacagtaagctgatcggtctataatttttcaagtctttggcgtcccctttcttatagattaagaTTTTGTTGGCGtttttcgaagattccggtacgctcgaggtcatgaggcattgcgtatacagggtggccagcttttctagaacaatcagctcaccatccttcaacaaatctgctgtaacctgatcctccccagctgccccctttgcatagctttcaaggctttctttccttcttccggtgttacttgtgggatgtcaaattcctctagactattccctcttccattatcctcgcgggtgccactggtactgtataaatctctatagaactcctcagccacttgaactatctaatccatattagtaatgatattgccggctttgtctcttaacgcattcaTCTGATTCTtggctattcctagtttcttcttcactgcttttaggcttcctccgttcccgagagcatgatcaattctatccatattatacttccttttgtcagctatcttacgcttgttgattaacttggaaagttctgccagttgtattctagcttaagaggctttcatacattggcgtttcttaatcagatatttcgtctcctggaTTACATAGTACTTAGGAAATGATAGTGCGTTGCTCCGAAAGGAGAACAGGAATGGTGATTCGGTGCGGCAtattttcagacgccgatcatagacaacAGAAGTTCGTGCTGCCACCCTTGCCGCGAGGgaaaaaggaagtaaatggaagagaaaagAGGATAGGAAATGCCAAAGAGTgggagagagagacgaagatttgaggagagagagagagaggaaaaggcgactgccggtttcctctAGGTGGGGCAGTATGGAGGTTCCGTTTGTGTGAAgctgaggccaaagaggtgtgttgcctccgccgggtgagcttaaaggtccagacacccggcatcggctcaaccccaggatccccctttctccagacacggctaagccgcgcgcggctacacgcgggaaggtccaaacctcatgtgctcgggtacgtggtgtcgcaacacacaaaACGACTGCTGACGCAGGTGACCCTGCGCGGGGTTTAAGCTATctattttctctcattttttctaCAGGTCGAAACTTTCGCACTGCGTGGAGGTCAGTCTTTTTCCAGTACGAAACGTGTGAATAAAATCAAAAACGTTCACCTCTTATTTGTGCTGAGTTTCGGCTGACTTCGAAATCGGCCAGCTTTAGTTTATCCATTTCACAAAACACGAACAAAATTATCGAATGTTAGTGCCAGAAAGTTATCTTTTTATGCTAGTCCCACTAAATCTATGGTCTACTTCAACTGCAGTCCTAAACTTAACTACACGTTACGAATGTCAAAGGGATTACTTTCACGAAATGACGAAATTTAGCTTTTTAACAGCGAATATTGGTTGTTAACAATGGTTTCCTATATAACTATTTCTCATAATTGCTTGGTGCTGGTATGTGCGACCGATGTGCTTTAAAAAATGGACAGAAGTTTGCAAGGTAAACGCGGCAGAAGGAAAGTGCTTCGTAAGGACGGCACATTTCAGCGGATCCTGCTGCAAGATTTGGCCAATGTCGCGACGCGGCCAGCGCGTCTTCAATAGAGCACGAACACATTCCGCTTGCATGCTAAGTGAGAAAGGAGTGATTCCGCCGCAATAGTCCTCCTCCCGGCTGCGCGCCCTCTCCCTCTAGATTCTGACCTCACCAGTGACGTCATGaaggcattgttttgtttgtgaattatttccagttggatatccggcagcggcgagtggtggaagcggcgctGCCGCCGCGTGTTGACCTATCGACATGCGGCCAAGCGTCCCAAATGAGGTATGGGGAGTTTCCGCACCATGCCATAACAACGACCTGATtgtaggcacgccgtagtgcggattaattttgaacagctggaattccttaacgtgcacctgaatctaaatTCTTTGCACTTctcctccatcgaaatgctgccgggTTCGAACTTGCGACCTCGGGCCTATCAGTGCAACACTGTAGCTAGTGAGCTATCGGGCCAGCAGGTCACAAGTTCCATCATACCTGGAAGCGGCGGCGGCAATTTGACgtgggtgaaatgcgaaaaaaaaaatagcgctcGTGTGCGCTTACATTTCGGCTCACGttgaagaacaccaggtggtcaaaattattccggagtccacccAGTACAGTGTGCTTCATAACCAGATTGTGGTTTAGGGGGCGTAAAATCCCTGAATCTATAGCTCTCCTTTTAGATTCGATGGAAGCAAAATGCGAGAacactcgcgtacttagatttaggtatcCATTAAGAACCCTAGAGGGTTAATATCAAACCGGAGCTTTCCACTACGGCACCCCTCATAACCACTCAGGGGAAGCACTTAGTTCGTGGGACATCCAAGTGATGTCTCAGTATCCGTGTGCCACTTAGGAGACAAACATGACAGCGGTCGGACGTGCAATTTCATATATGCCACCAAGGACGTGTCATGGGTGTTGCATCTCAATATATTTTCGGCCCACACCCGAATACTTGTCCTCCCGGACGCTTTCTCtttcagtttcttctttttttttgtgacagaattatgttttttcgtaCGTTCGAACTGCAATCTGATGATGTCGCATATCTCCTGTGCACATCGTACTTTGCGTATTTCCTGGCGCATATTTGCTTTGAAAATTTCACTTAGTTCCATATGCCACTTTGACCTGGCGGAAAGCTCAACAGGATGAAGAGTACCCTGCACATCCCTGTGCGCGCGCACACGTTGTGCACGATGCACCGGTGACGCAGTATCTGCTGCGAAGGTAGTAAACATTATAGCAAACACTGCGCAAGTGGCTCGAACTATATACCTCGTGCTAGATGTACCCGGCATTTCCCCATGATATCCCTCGCGCACATACAAGGGATGTCCGCTGGACATAGTCATGGAATCCCATCGATGTGCAGgtattaacaacaacaacaacaacaacaacaacaaccccaTCTTGCGAGAGGCGTCCGCTGGCCATACTTAGCACATTTCAGGTATATTCATATCCTTGCAGTGCATGCCTAAAGAGTACCCACTGGATGTCATTACGGGAGGAGTTTGTTTCAGGGAGGAGGTGTACACATTTGAACGGGGGGTGGGCGGCACGTTCACTGTgactacgccccccccccccccccccctagccgGCTACGCGCCTCAGGCGGCCACTAGGAGGTTGCGCAGTTTCGCAACTTTATAAAGTCCAAAATGTAACTTCTAGTTCCGCAGGTAGCAGAACACGGAGTTCCAGCTAAGAGTTTTCCTCGACTAACGAGGTGGCTTTTCTCAGGATCACGTGGTATCTACCTCTAACGAGTATAATTGAGCAGTGGGGGGCTTATGACTGCTACTCGCGCAACAAAAGTGTTGGTGCAAAGTCTGgtgagttttttttcttcttttattcgtCGCATCTCCCACAACCTCGCAGCTGATCCCGCGGTCACCAAGAAGGGCTCGCGTCATCGTCCCCGTGGGGGCACAGTGGGGGTCGTGGCGTTCTAGCAGCCCAGTTCCTGGTCGGTGACCCAGTTGAGGTGGTGGCCCCTCAGTGACTCCGGCGTGaggcagtggttagggcgccagTTCTTGATGTGGCCGCGCATGAAACGCAGCTTGCAGTCGCAGTGCAGGGGATTGCCTGCGAGAATCACAATGCGCCACGCCTGGTCAGAGCACCGACGCGCATGGTAGAGCGGTCACTTGCAGAGGGCGAATTGAATTTGATGGAACGTCTTTACCATGTGACTATATTCCGGCGAACTATAGAAAAAGCTGGATCGGAGAATGGATCGAAACAACACAACGCGAATTTTGCCTCTGTCATAGTTCACCATACACAAAGCGGACGTCTCGTAAAACGTACATGTGTCGTAACTACTGTATGTACGCGTTGCTGTAGCATTACTTAGCACTTATGTTCTTTGTAAAATCTTCATTGTTATTTGCAGTGCAAGACTCCTGACTCACTTCGTTCTCGGAAACCGACGTTAGTCAGTCATTAAATGACCAAACTTTCGTCTTCTGGCGCTCAGCGGATGCTTTAACTAGACTGAGCGCTTTGAGGGGCGGCAGCAGTACGGGGATTGTATTACGAAAATAGGATACCCTGTGGTCTAGCCCCTCGGTATGCATGCTTGCGAGACGACATTTGCAATATAGCTGTGTGGTTACCTGCGATGATGAGGTCGTAGAGCGGCTGCTTGAAGATTGGCGCGACGCTTTCCTCATCGAACGTCCGGATCAGGTTGTCGCCAAGGTCCATGGCGATCAGCTTGGGCATGTCTTGCAAGAGGTCCTTCGGGACGCTGGTCAAGCTGTTGTTGCTATTGGACACCACATTCGGAATGTTCATTAAATCTGGGAGACAAGTCCACACAAGATGTTTAAAGGCGTACATTAAAAAGAAACACTCGATCAGTTTGAGCTGATAATGTATTCTTTCGAACTTCTATATTCTTCAAATTCACGGCCATAGGTTGAttaatgaaggaaaaaaatgaaggtaGAAGCTCACCGTTCTTAAAATTTCGCGCCGAATCGGCAACGtcggtgcgtcagtgtgacgtcaacgGTCGCAACGCATTTTTTTCGTGTTTGAGCCGTTGCGGGTCGTTTTAATTTCTTAAAGTTTGCGAATTTCAGTCTTTGACTCGTTTGGAAGATAATGCAGTCTCCCTTTAACTAGACTGTAGCAAATGCCGTCAAAATCTTTGACGTTGCGGTAAGCAGGTGCGGGAGCTTCAAGGAGGCGCTGCCACACGTCTTTCATCTTTGTCTTTCCTTGCTCACCAAGCTTCTCACCGCGGTAAGAGTGCCGTTATTGGTTTGGCTAATTACTGATACTTATTAAATTAACGTTCTATTTAGTGCCCCATTAAGTTTGCTTCTTGCGGCTCTTCACAAACCGCAGCAATATTCTTGGCACTATCAACAGCACGAAGTCGCCATTTATGCTCTATCCGCCACACCGAAGAAATTTGTAAAACGTTTCTCTACTGGCATTTCTTATTCTCCGAATCGATTAACATGCTTGAGTTGTTATTCCAGTCATATCGCCTTCACCCTTAAAAAAAGGTCGGAGTAGTTACTACCTCGTGCCACGCCATTTGCTACCTTAGTATATCTGCAGCTGGCAACGATAGAGCTAGTAACAGTACTCACTAAACAAGGTAGTCACTGTTTATGCTGTGTCTTAGTTACCAATTTTGAATACAGTTAGCACCACCGGATTCAAAATTCTCATATATAATACATATCTCAGACCCACTGTGGAATACGCCTCAGCTGGTCCGACATATAAAGCAGTGGTGAGAAATTTTGTATCAGATGGTGCTAACTTGCGTTTGGAATTGGTAGCTGAGACCCATTATTAAGAGCGACTACCTCGTTTACTCAGTTATGTTACTAACTCTATCGTTACCAATTGCCGTTATACGAAGGTAGCAAATGGTGTGACACCAGATAGTAACTACTACGACGGCCGCCGAGTCCTTAGGGCCGAATTACCCTTTAATAAAGTAAATTAAGCCTCTGTTTGACATTGGCAGAAAATAAGTTTCTGTAGAACAACACTTACAGAGCCCCTGACGGCGGGTACAGCAAAAGCCCACATTCGACCTCTTCCTTCGCAGTGAAAGACACTTCGCTTTCCCGCATACTCACTGGAACATGAGGCGCCAGAGTTTCGGCGCCGGCCTGGGCAGCATGGACCTCTTGAGCGAGCTCATGGAGGTGTCCACGACCGCGATCACCTCAAGGTTGGTCAGCGGGGCCAGCCAGTCGTCGTCCACGTATTCCAGATGCGACGAGGTGACCCCTATGACGCGCAAGCTCTGGGGCAGTAGGTGGAAGTCCTTGGTCAGATTCACGGAACTCATGTCCGATATTGCGAGCACGCGAAGCTTGTGCAGTTCCTTCAGCACGGCCCATGACTCCGGCAGCGTGCTGTCGTCACTGAAGGTGATCTCGGTGAGCGTGTCCTCGAAGCCCTGCGTGTAATGAAGAAAGATACAATAAAAATTCGGACATAAACAATCTCAGCGGCACAAAGTCCTGCCactgccgaaacgcgtcatgtacgaGACAGGTGTTGCTGTCAGGCTCTTCCCTCTCCCTTCTCCCTTGACGcggtgcgccatctagcggtgccaccGCAAAGTTCGAGAGTgtcccaagttggcgtcaaagagattACAGACAGATATATTGCAGATTGAGTGGCGTTCCTCAAAAATGTTAATGCCATGAATAAATCTTCAGAAGTATACGCATTCATGTGCGCGATTTGTTTCCCCTATTTCTGTCCTGTACCTCCAAGAAAACACAACGAACATTGAGCTGCAGATCAATGAGACCCCCTGCTTTCCCAATATGGCTCCAGTTCCCTCCAGACGTCGCAATCTTGCTGCACATGACCACTATACTAAATACACAATTATGTCTGACGGGATGTTCGACACACTTCGTATTTCGTCAGCACTAGTGAAGTCATAGTTTTATTCTTCATCGTAATGCTTGCGGCCAAAAATTTCATACTTATATTTATTGCAGAGGACGATGACTCCTTCCGGATTTCTCCAGTTAATCATGTCTGGCTTCAGCGGACTCTATCGCATGCCTGCAAATGACTAAGATTGATACTCCACACTGTTACTTTTGCTAGGACTGCCCTAAATTTGCCATGGAGCATGAAAACTTACAAGATAGACAAAATCTAGAGCGGCACCATACAGAAGCGTAACCAACATTGCATTCCGGCCAGATCGAAAAACTGAATATTATGCATAGATGTATTTCGACAGGCACAGTCCTGCTCTGACTCGCATATTCGTCGTTCTTGTGTATACGAGCCTCGATGAGCTTTGGCGCGCACGCCGTCCTCGCAAGCTTTTACCCTTGCTCAGTGCTTAGCGTATGGCACAAATGAAAAGCGGCGCCCGAGCTGAGTAATTGTAGTAAGTACAAGGGGTCCGTACAGAAACTAACGATCGACTATTTTAATGTGTCAGCATAGGACGCTCATGCGAACGAAAACCCGGCGGCGTCCGGCGGTTAAATCGTGGCgtgggagagggagagagagaggaggaggagcggagggaaGTGCGCGACATCACAAATCTAGAGGAGGAACGACGAAGGTGAGAGAGGGTGTCGAAAGGAGGAataaggtagcatgacgtcacacctTAGGGACCAATAGAAATACAGGTGGCGCGTGACGCCCCGCTTCGGCGCTCACAGCCAGCAGACCACCAGAGAAGAGGAAATCGCTCTGTGGCGCGTTGCGGTGAACTTGGCAGATTGAATGTGTTAGGTTCAGACATATCTTGTGAAGGCCCGTGTCTTTGACGGCAGTTCAGAATGGATGGCAGCGTCGTCAACGAGCGGTATAGAAAGTCGTGCTGAGGAACGTCGCTGAAAGAAGGCCGAGGCGATGCGACGGCGACGACGGTCCGAATCAGAGGAAGGCCTTAAAGCTCGTCTGGCGGCAGAAGCTGAAGCGAAACGCCGAAAGCGTGCTGCACAGTCAGAGGAGGAACGCGAAGGGTTAATGCTCACGCATTTCCGTTGGATCAATCAATTCGTCGCCCATTATGTTATTATGTATGTAAATCTGAAAGCGCACAATAATGTGAGTATTTGGTGGTGTACAGTGCTCTATCTTTAAGTAGTCGTGGACTGACATTTGCTGTCACCACTTTACATTATCTATCTACCAATACACTAAACAAAATGGCATCCCACGATGCCTCGCTCCGTCAGCAGGTGGCGATTCATAAGGTCTGGTGAAACAACACTTTTCAGCAGCAGAAATTCCCAAGAGGCTTCAGCGTGCTCGTGGTGTCACGTGGATGAGCTCGAGCAGCGCGCTAAAATGGGCCAGACCTTCAAAGCGTGTGCAGACCAGCATAGAAGAACAACCTCGGAATGGTCGGCCTGGGAAAGCCGCGATGGAAGTCAATGAGGAGACCGTCGATGCACTCATTCAAGAAGATACGCGAGTGACAGTAAGCGAGCAACAAGAATCCTTGAAGTAGGGTGCAGGAGCTGATTCAATGCCTAGATTACCAAAGATAAATCCATCTCAATACGTCGAAACACTGCAGAAGCTCTGCAGCGCACTGCGCGATAAGTGACCTGCAAGAAGACTCATAGAGCGTGAAGTGACAACGAGCGACATCACATTTGTCGCCAACAGTGGAGAGAATTCTTGCGCATTTGCTGTTCAGCCCCGATAGGGTTACTTGGGACTTCCACCGGTTTGGATATCTGAAGGATCAAGTTCGACGCCAATGATCCAGAACAGCAGAGACGATCCATGCAGCAGTGTATTACTGCCACGAGAATGCTGGAACGGCGTTGTAACGGAGGGTTATTTGCCAGCTTCCCAATCGGTGAGGAAATATGGGCTCAGAGAAATCGAGACCAAGCGGAAGAACGACAAAAAGAGTGAAAGATAAATTTACGAAGTTTCGCTTTCAGCAATGCAGCGTATTAGTTTGcgaaaggttatcgctcattgcTTTTGTAGTATCACCCTCGTGCGAGcaagctacactctaaaaaatttaacacccttaagggtgtaaatgacttgtcccatgggtgacaccctttttgggtgtattgctacaccccaagcaaagggatgcaaattaacaccccacaaaggaaggggtgttaatatgacgtcaccctgcctatgggtgtaaaacaaacgacaccctttctatatggggtgtaacacagacaccaccctttcaatatgggtgtagcatggacaacccCCTTccgaaagggtgttatccctgcaagtattttagcgttcactacagccatgtagttaatgggcagactagctgttgtgaatgctgcctagccttagctatggtactaccttgttcagtatgagccagaatctgtgaggcgtcgtcatattgcgcttctggtccgtcatgtggtagcataacgtgcgaccctttcaggcaaaaaatttaagtttcatgatcgcagaaatgcacacatcctatgcttttcgtaatcttcctctgcagtgatagtacactgccggcaggatgcagagcgcaataacaacgcgcgctgcacaaaggacacaggatctcccgcaccttggtgcaccagtacttatcactccgtggaaacagcgcacagccaaaagcatagttgcatgcatttcagaaataattaaaaacctccacttggtcaaaaattttcgcaccacctcgaccaggagggaaagacaccacagctcgttgtcgtAGCTcgtattgaatgcaatagagcgcaagcaatgcatggattggcgacggtaacaagtgcagtactacagaagcatacgtttgcctgtgaagcagttttttgccgttttaagcacacattttatacctctattcatcaaagttgtcatttatctccacgggatgcttctactagtactttcacatatatgacttaaaggtagcactgaaagccaaagaacaaagtgcaacaaagcgcttccacttcgaatattgtttcagcatttacaaacaaaacagcatgtgtagctgtgcatgctgttcaatatataagcatgcactatttcctgaaatatatgtatgctccatttactgccagtgacctgcttatacctaacaatttagtttattttttaccatgtgcttgcattgaatatcccacaggcatagtAAGTTAAGctatcagaataacaatcagctagtctaaagcttacctaattgaacaaaatcattgtaaaatttctGACGAAATGTCATAAGAAAAGTATTATTTAATTAAAGAGAAATacttacataataatgtttgcacgttttaaaagtaaaaaggaagataaggagtaaaaccataccaatacaaagacataagcaccgaataatggcacaggcttgttcaaataaatttcaagcagaaaagttttttttaaataatctcactacgaactatcagatgttttcattcgaaaagcactgcatcttattataaagtacaaaaataaccggtcacataagtaagaacaagtct
Coding sequences within it:
- the LOC126530274 gene encoding uncharacterized protein yields the protein MRSPTALAILLAAICGCASLPSCRYPRHFTDHDYTCLGFSNASELEEEIQLLRAGAPIHLTLKDSRLEHLPSSAFAHLDVSVLELSNVTVGTFTLAEQHPFEGFEDTLTEITFSDDSTLPESWAVLKELHKLRVLAISDMSSVNLTKDFHLLPQSLRVIGVTSSHLEYVDDDWLAPLTNLEVIAVVDTSMSSLKRSMLPRPAPKLWRLMFHNNSLTSVPKDLLQDMPKLIAMDLGDNLIRTFDEESVAPIFKQPLYDLIIAGNPLHCDCKLRFMRGHIKNWRPNHCLTPESLRGHHLNWVTDQELGC